A genomic stretch from Mycobacterium paraterrae includes:
- a CDS encoding S-(hydroxymethyl)mycothiol dehydrogenase, producing MSQTVRGVISRAKGKPVEVVDIVVPDPGPGEVVVDVIACGVCHTDLTYREGGINDEFPFLLGHEAAGTVEAVGEGVTNVEPGDFVILNWRAVCGQCRACKRGRPQLCFDTFNATQKMTLTDGTELTPALGIGAFADKTLVHQGQCTKVNPDADPAVAGLLGCGVMAGLGAAINTGAVTRDDTVAVIGCGGVGDAAIAGAALVGARRIIAIDTDNTKLQWARGFGATHTINAKEFDVVATVQDLTEGFGADVVIDAVGRPETWKQAFYARDLAGTVVLVGVPTPDMRLEMPLIDFFSHGGSLKSSWYGDCLPERDFPTLIDLYLQGRLPLEKFVTERIALDDVEKAFHNMHDGTVLRSVVIL from the coding sequence ATGAGTCAGACAGTGCGTGGGGTGATCTCGCGGGCGAAGGGCAAGCCGGTCGAGGTGGTCGACATCGTGGTTCCGGATCCCGGTCCGGGTGAGGTCGTGGTCGATGTGATCGCGTGCGGGGTGTGCCATACCGATCTGACCTATCGCGAGGGCGGCATCAACGACGAGTTCCCGTTCCTGCTCGGCCACGAGGCGGCGGGCACCGTGGAAGCCGTCGGGGAAGGCGTCACCAACGTCGAGCCCGGCGATTTCGTGATCCTGAACTGGCGCGCGGTGTGCGGCCAGTGCCGGGCCTGCAAGCGTGGTCGCCCGCAGTTGTGCTTCGACACCTTCAACGCCACCCAAAAGATGACGTTGACCGACGGCACCGAGCTGACCCCGGCGCTGGGTATCGGCGCCTTTGCCGACAAGACCCTGGTCCATCAAGGCCAATGCACGAAAGTCAACCCCGATGCCGATCCCGCAGTGGCCGGGCTGCTGGGCTGCGGAGTGATGGCCGGCCTCGGCGCGGCGATCAACACCGGCGCGGTCACCCGCGACGACACGGTCGCAGTGATCGGCTGCGGCGGTGTCGGTGACGCCGCGATCGCCGGCGCCGCCCTGGTCGGGGCGCGACGGATCATCGCGATCGACACCGACAACACCAAACTGCAGTGGGCCCGCGGCTTCGGGGCGACCCACACCATCAACGCCAAAGAATTCGACGTCGTGGCGACCGTCCAAGACCTCACCGAGGGCTTCGGCGCCGACGTCGTCATCGACGCCGTCGGCCGCCCGGAAACCTGGAAGCAGGCGTTCTACGCCCGCGATCTGGCCGGAACCGTGGTACTGGTCGGCGTTCCCACACCCGACATGCGCCTGGAGATGCCGCTGATCGACTTCTTCTCCCACGGCGGATCCCTGAAATCCTCCTGGTACGGCGACTGCCTGCCCGAACGCGACTTCCCCACCCTGATCGACCTCTACCTGCAAGGCCGCCTGCCACTGGAGAAGTTCGTGACCGAACGCATCGCCCTCGACGACGTCGAAAAAGCCTTCCACAACATGCACGACGGCACCGTGCTGCGCTCGGTGGTGATCCTGTGA
- a CDS encoding MBL fold metallo-hydrolase has protein sequence MTASIERIVTSGTFELDGGSWDVDNNIWLVGDDSEVVVFDAAHTAAPIVDAVRGRHVVAVICTHGHNDHVTVAPELGDTLDAPVLLHPADDVLWRMTHPDRHFRSVTDDEKISVAGLELHALHTPGHSAGSVCWYAPDLGAVFSGDTLFNGGPGATGRSYSDFPTILASISGRLGPLPADTVVYTGHGDTTNIGDEIVHYDEWVARGH, from the coding sequence GTGACCGCCAGCATCGAACGGATCGTCACCAGTGGGACGTTCGAGCTCGACGGCGGCAGCTGGGACGTCGACAACAACATCTGGCTGGTCGGGGATGACTCCGAGGTGGTGGTGTTCGACGCCGCGCATACCGCCGCGCCCATCGTCGACGCCGTGCGCGGGCGCCACGTGGTCGCGGTCATCTGCACCCACGGCCACAACGACCACGTCACCGTCGCACCCGAACTCGGCGACACCCTCGATGCCCCGGTGCTGCTGCACCCCGCCGACGACGTGCTGTGGCGAATGACCCACCCCGACAGACACTTTCGCTCAGTCACCGATGACGAGAAGATCAGCGTCGCCGGACTGGAACTGCACGCCCTGCACACACCGGGCCACTCCGCCGGATCGGTCTGCTGGTACGCCCCCGACCTGGGCGCGGTCTTCAGTGGCGACACCCTGTTCAACGGCGGACCCGGCGCCACCGGACGCTCGTATTCCGACTTCCCCACCATCCTGGCGTCGATCTCCGGCCGCCTGGGCCCACTGCCCGCCGACACCGTCGTCTACACCGGACACGGCGACACCACCAACATCGGTGACGAAATCGTGCACTACGACGAATGGGTGGCCCGCGGCCACTAG